A single region of the Felis catus isolate Fca126 chromosome F2, F.catus_Fca126_mat1.0, whole genome shotgun sequence genome encodes:
- the PLEKHF2 gene encoding pleckstrin homology domain-containing family F member 2: MVDRLANSEANTRRINIVENCFGAAGQPLTIPGRVLIGEGVLTKLCRKKPKARQFFLFNDILVYGNIVIQKKKYNKQHIIPLENVTIDSIKDEGDLRNGWLIKTPTKSFAVYAATATEKSEWMNHINKCVTDLLSKSGKTPSNEHAAVWVPDSEATVCMRCQKAKFTPVNRRHHCRKCGFVVCGPCSEKRFLLPSQSSKPVRICDFCYDLLSTGDMATCQPTRSDSYSQSLKSPLNDVSDDDDDDDSSD, from the coding sequence ATGGTGGATCGCTTGGCAAACAGTGAAGCAAATACTAGACGTATAAATATAGTAGAAAACTGTTTTGGAGCAGCTGGTCAACCCTTAACTATACCAGGAAGGGTTCTTATTGGAGAAGGAGTATTGACTAAGTTGTGCAGAAAAAAGCCCAAAGCAAGgcaatttttcttatttaatgatATTCTTGTATATGGCAATATTGTcatccagaagaaaaaatataacaaacaacATATTATTCCCCTGGAAAATGTCACTATTGATTCCATCAAAGATGAGGGAGACTTAAGGAATGGATGGCTTATCAAGACACCAACTAAATCATTTGCAGTTTATGCTGCCACTGCCACTGAGAAATCAGAATGGATGAAtcacataaataaatgtgttacTGACTTACTCTCCAAAAGTGGGAAGACACCCAGTAATGAACATGCTGCTGTCTGGGTTCCTGACTCTGAGGCAACTGTATGTATGCGTTGTCAGAAAGCAAAATTCACACCTGTTAATCGTCGTCACCATTGCCGCAAATGTGGTTTTGTTGTCTGTGGGCCCTGCTCTGAAAAGAGATTTCTTCTTCCAAGCCAGTCCTCTAAGCCTGTGCGGATTTGTGACTTCTGCTATGACCTGCTTTCCACCGGGGACATGGCCACGTGCCAGCCTACTAGATCAGACTCTTACAGTCAATCATTGAAGTCTCCtttaaatgatgtatctgatgatgatgatgatgatgatagcagtGACTAA